The proteins below come from a single Esox lucius isolate fEsoLuc1 chromosome 7, fEsoLuc1.pri, whole genome shotgun sequence genomic window:
- the nrip1b gene encoding nuclear receptor-interacting protein 1, whose amino-acid sequence MTHGEEPGPETHTDSAVLTYLEGLLMHPVAAGPGATATRRSEPAHGHANPVEQVNKAARPFQMPSHGPAAATVQKAGNGPALHHAASQNLKKARLLRSGAWNEPGAQRLNSPPVELNGQGGAGGLQNGAMEGSPHAGESTLLASLLQSFSSRLQSVAMSQQSTKPPSELSPPTEAPPAAEKEPIPCYGMASSRLKGLMRKSKLQNHSSTPYSRRVHGQDRTSESPRSVPSSTPPSIPTTAPAATDAVSCAERLKAVANLVKIRSSPAPSPKPSVACSQLALLLSSEAHLQQYSREQALKAQLSGRSASERLAAMATQQTQDKRPPSVGEAPPTSTSTTAPDPLSSLTAQNGTAATALPRLALGSGPRQRSPSLLPPHSSPHPTPPPLPLTPQTQPPTPTREKRSCDSRPTRPPQTCSSLLLLLLNNHNNQKQLTKNGHLEDDFGVLPPSRSSSVTSDSECSIPKKSLAKREESCSDAEGSYSSCSPIDLSMRNKASNRAAETMPSATSSTATSYSSPSTAFSSSAAFSSSTAFSSSSSVVFSSSSSTTFSSSSNVLSSSSSSLDKLTESLLNKWKPDPSGPKVLQVKKELEISPDLKSHPKVTLMQLLLERRNNDKVNKMVVNPDLQHDATLSSLSRGPLKSLNPWEEVRTQSPLDRPGQSLPLYSLSRDPSNTPSPFSYPSPHAHVQSSPLDLCKSKPFPAEKAAAEPAFSASKLLQNLAQCGTASPSPPVGPGRVPSQELDVVGGRPLALLERLNAPIQRSTTTPLSDGPSGSGTPSFGRQGDMSPPSSQIENLLERRTVLQLLLGTSSSSASSMASATRRDRQHSSGRGSVETAAGGCYEKGTSVICDSSNGPSAVDVKVKTEPGEEVLGPLSSAVCEDVTSRKRQGGGGGGFPDRHSPLSEPQQDLRTEPRPTEVIAKYGLLSQLLKQQSATYYTSAAQLHTDRRPSPVPVKEEQKDYHHQGPSPKKRRLCSELAESLNNGSPQRAVVDGGGSHSSLARGQGPEEPDYHRGHRSPKEEAPTRSPGSEVLLPRESRGFNVLKQLLLSDNCLKELSQHPRGAPSPSVLHANGKANGSSLNLNQPGYNHHDLLNLPTLPWHHPHSSLNSGPPSHLRPLPSPMTGDSSRRSPWGRHTAPTPHQDSPKRDSTPVKQEPQSPVRWAARDREEEEGCDSIPDSPRLTRSNPILYYMLQKGSAQLRREMRDQAEGTQGSGGARVKEEPGNDAHVAYEHRLSSTANSTLHSSLSPPYNNDKHSHKDDRLSDSSDKW is encoded by the coding sequence ATGACTCATGGGGAGGAGCCTGGCCCTGAGACACACACGGATTCAGCTGTTCTAACTTATCTGGAAGGTTTACTGATGCATCCCGTGGCGGCTGGGCCCGGGGCCACGGCAACCCGGAGATCGGAGCCTGCGCACGGGCATGCCAACCCAGTGGAGCAGGTCAACAAGGCGGCCCGGCCGTTCCAAATGCCCAGCCACGGCCCCGCCGCCGCCACCGTTCAGAAGGCCGGGAACGGCCCCGCCCTGCACCACGCAGCCTCCCAGAACCTGAAGAAGGCCCGGCTGCTCCGCTCGGGGGCATGGAATGAGCCTGGGGCTCAGAGGCTCAATTCCCCCCCTGTGGAGCTGAACGGTCAAGGGGGTGCGGGTGGCCTGCAAAACGGCGCCATGGAGGGCTCCCCTCACGCTGGGGAGAGCACGCTGCTGGCCTCCCTGCTGCAGTCCTTCAGCTCCAGACTGCAGAGCGTGGCCATGTCGCAGCAGTCCACCAAACCCCCGAGCGAGCTCTCTCCGCCCACCGAGGCCCCTCCTGCCGCGGAAAAGGAGCCGATCCCCTGCTACGGCATGGCCTCCAGCCGCCTCAAGGGCCTGATGAGGAAGAGCAAGTTGCAGAACCACAGCAGCACGCCATACAGCCGGCGCGTCCACGGCCAGGACAGGACCTCAGAGTCCCCCAGGTCGGTACCGAGcagcacccctccctccatccccaccACCGCCCCTGCTGCCACGGATGCTGTGTCCTGTGCCGAACGGCTCAAGGCGGTCGCCAATCTGGTAAAGATCCGGTCCAGCCCCGCTCCCTCGCCCAAGCCCAGTGTGGCCTGCAGTCAGCTGGCCCTGCTGCTGTCCAGTGAGGCCCACCTGCAGCAATATAGTCGGGAGCAAGCCCTCAAGGCCCAGCTCTCCGGCCGCTCGGCCAGTGAGAGGCTGGCGGCCATGGCAACACAGCAGACCCAGGACAAGAGGCCTCCGAGTGTGGGAGAGGCTCCGCCCACCAGCACATCCACCACCGCCCCGGACCCGCTAAGCTCCTTAACCGCCCAGAATGGGACCGCGGCAACAGCACTCCCCCGACTGGCACTCGGCAGCGGCCCCAGGCAGCGGAGCCCCTCCCTGCTGCCGCCCCACAGTTCgccccaccccacccctcctcCTTTGCCCCTCACCCCACAGACCCAACCCCCAACCCCCACTAGGGAGAAACGGAGCTGTGACTCACGTCCCACCCGGCCCCcccagacctgcagcagcctGCTCCTTCTACTCctcaacaaccacaacaaccagAAGCAGCTGACCAAGAACGGACACCTGGAGGATGACTTTGGGGTCCTGCCCCCTAGCCGCAGCTCCTCAGTCACCTCCGACAGCGAGTGTTCCATCCCGAAGAAGAGCCTGGCCAAGAGAGAGGAGAGCTGTAGTGACGCTGAGGGCTCCTACTCCAGCTGTTCTCCTATTGACCTCTCCATGAGGAACAAGGCCAGCAACAGAGCCGCAGAAACCATGCCTAGTGCCACCTCCTCCACCGCTACTTCTTACTCCTCTCCTTCTACTgctttctcctcctctgctgCTTTCTCCTCCTCTACTGCTTTCTCATCCAGttcttctgttgttttttcctcctcctcctccaccactttctcttcctcctctaatgttctctcctcctcttcttcatccCTAGACAAACTCACTGAGTCCCTGCTAAACAAGTGGAAGCCAGATCCCTCTGGGCCGAAGGTCCTCCAGGTTAAGAAGGAGCTTGAAATTAGCCCAGACCTTAAGTCCCACCCCAAGGTCACTCTTATGCAGCTCCTTCTGGAGCGCAGGAATAACGACAAGGTAAACAAAATGGTGGTTAATCCAGATTTGCAACATGACGCAACCCTGTCCAGTCTGTCACGTGGCCCACTTAAGTCACTAAACCCCTGGGAGGAGGTCAGGACACAGAGTCCCCTGGATCGACCAGGCCAAAGCCTTCCCCTGTACTCCCTCAGCCGAGACCCCAGCAACACCCCGTCCCCCTTCTCCTACCCCTCTCCCCATGCCCATGTCCAGTCCAGCCCTCTGGATCTCTGCAAGTCCAAACCCTTCCCTGCTGAGAAAGCTGCGGCTGAGCCGGCGTTCAGCGCCAGTAAACTGTTACAGAACCTGGCCCAGTGCGGCACCGCCTCACCATCCCCACCCGTTGGTCCCGGGCGAGTCCCCAGCCAGGAGCTGGATGTGGTTGGCGGTAGGCCCCTGGCTCTGCTTGAGAGGCTCAATGCCCCCATCCAGAGGAGCACCACCACCCCCCTATCAgacgggccctcaggcagcggCACCCCGTCGTTCGGACGCCAGGGGGACATGTCGCCCCCCTCATCCCAGATCGAGAACCTTTTGGAGCGTCGCACCGTGCTGCAGCTACTGCTGGGAACGAGCTCATCCTCAGCCTCCTCTATGGCCTCGGCCACccgcagagacagacagcactccAGCGGGAGGGGCAGTGTGGAGACGGCGGCAGGGGGCTGCTACGAGAAGGGCACCTCTGTCATCTGTGACAGCTCCAATGGGCCCTCAGCAGTAGACGTCAAGGTCAAAACTGAACCAGGGGAGGAGGTCCTCGGCCCGTTGTCCTCCGCAGTGTGTGAGGATGTGACTAGCAGAAAGaggcagggaggtggaggaggagggtttCCTGACAGGCACAGCCCCCTCTCTGAACCCCAGCAGGACCTAAGGACAGAGCCCCGGCCCACAGAGGTCATCGCTAAATATGGACTTCTCAGCCAGCTCCTGAAACAGCAGAGCGCTACCTACTACACCAGCGCCGCGCAGCTTCACACAGATCGCCGGCCCAGCCCCGTGCCTGTGAAGGAGGAGCAGAAGGACTACCACCACCAGGGACCCAGCCCTAAAAAGAGACGCCTCTGCTCAGAGCTGGCCGAGAGCCTGAACAATGGCAGCCCTCAGAGGGCAGTGGTGGATGGTGGAGGAAGCCACAGCAGCCTGGCCCGTGGCCAGGGACCAGAGGAGCCTGACTACCACAGGGGCCACAGGAGTCCTAAGGAGGAGGCTCCAACCAGGAGCCCCGGCAGTGAAGTTCTCCTTCCCAGAGAGAGCCGGGGCTTCAATGTGCTCAAACAGCTGCTCCTGTCCGACAACTGTCTGAAGGAGCTGTCCCAGCATCCCCGGGGGGCCCCCAGCCCCTCTGTCCTGCATGCCAATGGCAAAGCCAACGGGAGCAGCCTCAACCTCAATCAGCCAGGCTACAATCATCACGACCTCCTCAACCTGCCCACCTTGCCCTGGCACCACCCTCACAGCTCCCTCAACTCAGGGCCCCCCAGCCACCTCAGACCCCTGCCCTCACCCATGACAGGGGACAGCAGCCGGCGCTCCCCCTGGGGGCGCCACACAGCACCCACACCCCATCAAGACTCGCCTAAGCGGGACTCCACTCCTGTCAAGCAGGAGCCACAGAGCCCGGTGCGGTGGGCGGCTCGGGAccgggaggaagaggagggctgTGACTCCATCCCGGACTCCCCCCGGCTGACCCGCTCCAACCCCATCCTCTACTACATGCTGCAGAAAGGCAGCGCTCAGCtgaggagagagatgagggacCAGGCAGAGGGGACCCAGGGGTCAGGGGGAGCGAGGGTGAAGGAGGAGCCAGGTAATGACGCCCATGTTGCATATGAACACAGACTAAGCTCCACCGCCAACTCCACCCTGCActcctccctgtcccctcctTACAACAACGACAAGCACAGCCACAAGGATGACCGGCTGAGCGACTCCTCTGACAAATGGTAG